The Streptomyces sp. DG1A-41 genomic sequence TCTGGCCGAGGCGTTCCATGGCGACGGCGGACTTGGCGAGCACGCCGTGGCGGCCGGCATTGGCGATGGCCGACAGCAGCGGCGGCATCGTGGACAGCACCACCGCGCACGGAGACGCCACGATCATGAAGGTCATCGCGCGCAGCAGCGCCGATTGCAGGTCGTCGCCGAAGAGCAGCGGGACGACGAAGACCGCCAGCGTGGCGGCGACCATGCCGACCGAGTAGCGCTGCTCGATCTTCTCGATGAACAGCTGGGTCGGCGCCTTGGTCTCGGAGGCCTCCTCGACCATCTTCACGATCCGGGCGATCACCGAGTCCGACGGATCCCGCTCCACCCGCACCCGCAGGGCGCCGGTGCCGTTCACCGTACCGGCGAAGACTTCGTCGCCCGCCTCCTTGGTCACCGGCAGCGGCTCGCCGGTGATGGTGGCCTGGTCCACCTCGCTCGCACCGGCCATGACCCGGCCGTCCGCGCCGACCCGCTCACCGGGCCGGACCAGGATCATGTCCCCGACCGCCAGCTGTTCGGCCGGCACACTCTCCTCGCTGCCGTCGGGCAGCAGCCGGGTCGCGGTGGAGGGGGCGAGGTCGAGCAGGCCGCGCACCGAATCTGCGGTTCGTGCGGTCGCGACCGCCTCCAGGGCACCGGAGGTGGCGAAGATGACGATCAGCAGCGCGCCGTCCAGGACCTGGCCGATGGCGGCGGCGCCGAGCGCGGCGACCACCATCAGCAGGTCCACGTCCAGGGTCTTGTCCTTGAGGGCCTTCAGGCCCTCCCAGCCCGGCTCCCAGCCGCCGGTGACGTAGACGGCGGCATACAGGGGTCCCCACAGCCACACCGGGGCGCCGAGGAGGTGCAGCGGGAGGGAGATCAGGAACAGGACCAGGGCCGTCAGCGCCCAGCGTGCCTCGGGCAGCGCCAGGATCCGGGTGCGCCGTCGGGGCGGTGAACCTGCGGCGCGGTGCCCCGGCGGCGCGGGGGCGGTCAGCGTGGAAGTCATCAGACGGGTGCCTTCGATGGGGACGGGGTTCCGACCCCTCCACCGTACAGGAACATCTGAACAGCTATTCATGCGTTCATTCCCGTACGATAGCCCCATGGGTCATGGACAGAAACCTCCCGCGAGCGACTACGCCGCCCCGCGCACCCGGCTGACGCCGGAGAACGCGCCGAAGGTCGCCGAGACCCTCCAGGCCCTCGCCACGCCCTCCCGGCTGCTGATCCTGGCCCGGCTGCGCGAAGGCCCCTGTGCGGCCACCGAACTCGCCGACGCCGTCGGCATGGAACAGTCCGCCTGCTCCCACCAGCTGCGCGTGCTGCGCAACCTGGATCTGGTCACCGGCACCCGCCGGGGCCGCTCCGTCGTCTACGCCCTGCACGACAATCACGTCGCCGGACTGCTCGACCAGGCCCTCTACCACATCGAGCACCTGCACTTGGGCATCACCGACGAGCCCGAGCAAGCACCCGTGCCGGTCGCGATCCCCTGACGGCCGGCTGTCCGGGCAGCCTTCGGACGGCCCCTGGCGGCGTGGAGGGCGGCCACGTCAGGGATTCCCGTCAGGCGCTATCGACGGCGGCGTGCCCGATCCGGGGTGCTGCGCCGTGCGCGGGCGATCAGTGAGCCCCGGGCTGCGGATCGCCTCGGCCCGGGCCCGCGAGGCGCTTGTTGTCGGTGCGCAGCGGCATCGCCGTCACACTCCTCTCGGATGGTGACAGGGGGCCGTCGACACCGACGGCCGCTTCACGAACCGCTCTCACCGTCCATATGTCTCAAACAGGGCATATTGGCCGCGGGTGGGCCACAGAAACCGTGCAGGTGCCCCTTCACCTCATACATCCCCGGGGACCTGCCTGCGGACGCCCGTCAGGCGTGGTGGCCGCCAGCGGATCCATGGGGCACGCCCTCCTCCGCTGCGCCCGGTTGCCGCCCTGTCTCCCGGCTGTTGTCCGCGTGCTCCGCCCGGTCGTCCTGGTGCAGGCGTATCTCGACGTGGCCGTCGGTGATCCGAGTGTCGAAGGCGGGCTGGGGAGCGGTGGCGGGGCCGCGTACGTTCCAGCCGTCGGAGAGGCGGAAGACGCTTCCGTGCCAGGGGCACTGGACGCATCCGTCGGCAATCGTGCCCTCGGACAGCGGTCCGGCGAGGTGGCTGCACCGGTCGGCCAGCGCGTGGACGGTGCCGCCGGTTTCGCGCACGACCAGGACCGGTACGTCGTCCACGCTGCGCCGCACGGGCCGGCCGGGAACTCGTCCACGGTGCCGATCCGGTGCCAGCCCTCCGAGACCACGTGCGGCACCTCTTCGGCGTGGTTGGCGCCGGACGCCTGACGGTAGGCGAGGTGGCCGCCCAGCATGCCGCCGACTCCGACCGCCGTCAGTCCCAGCAGGCCGCAGGCTCGGCCGGCCGCGTGGCGTCCCCTGAGGCGGCAGGTGAGTGAGGTGGCGTACAGCGCGACGGCTGTCACGTTGCTCAGAGCGTGCACCAGGCCCACGCGTTTTTGCTGGCGGTGCAGTTCCGCCCAGTCGACCCAGCCTGCCAGGGCCGCGGGGGCGGCGGCGGTCAGGCCGACGCCGATGAGCACTTCCGCTTCACGGGAACGGCCGGGCCGTAGATCGAGCAGGGCCGCGGACAGCCAGCTGCCGATCGGCACCTGCACCATCAGCGGATGGACGGGGTGGCCCAGCCACCTTCCGTGCAGCGCGTCCCGGCCGCGACCGAGCGGCAGGGCACGCACACCCCGGCCGATCGCGTCGATCACCGCATCGGCCCGGCGGTCTCGTTCCAGGCGGTCCAGCAGCCACAGGACCCGGTTCTGCCGCATCCGACGGCGTGGCGTCGTGGTCATGCGCAGCCGGGTCCCCACCTGCGCATACCGCAAACGGCCGACGAGGCCGGATCAACCCCGGCAACGGCCCCGCATCAGGAGCAGGCGGGCGAGGACCCGCCGTGTTGGGCGGCATGGACTGCCCATTCCTGAGGGAGGGCCACCGGGGTCGCGGAGTGGGTCCGGGTGGGTCCGGGTGGTCCGGTGCTGATGGAGGCCGTGCTGGCCGAAGCGCGCGCACTCGGCCTCAGCCAGGTCCGGTGGCAGACCGCGAGGAGAAGCGACGCTGCTTCCTGTCTGCCGACCAGAAGTCCGTCGTCTGGAAGCCGGTCATCAGACGCGACTGGGATCCGATGACGGGTGCCTGGAAGGGACGACTGGGCTGCTCGTCCTCGGCCTGAGGGGAACGAAGGAGGAAACCGTGCAGCGGCCTGACGAGGAACTGCTGGATTTCGATACCGGCGAGCTGGAGGACTGGGACGAGGAGCGCACACGAGCGGCCCTCGCCGGCGAACACGGCACGCTCTACCGCAACCACCTCGACATCGCCCTGCACCTCGAGCAGTGGGCGGAGGCCGAAAGCCGGCGCACCGACACGGACGCGCGCTACAAGGCGGGCTACACCCAGGCCCTGCGGGACACGGCCGCGTTCCTGCGGCAAACCTGCTCCCTTCCCTGAGCCGGGCGAGGGTTCCGCCCGGACGCCCGGCGTCCTGGCCCTTTCATGATCTGCCCGGCGCCGTTCCGCCCGCCGCGCCGGGCCCCGTGGTTTCCTTCGATCGTGCGCGGGGGACCCGACGCCCGTGGTGGCATACGGAGCAGAGCAGCGGGTGGGCCTGCCGGTGCTGCGGGCGGGCTGGCTGACGCAGACGTTCGTCCACTGGCCGTTCCGGCCTGACGCGGTCCAGGCGCTCCTGCCCGGGGGACTGGTCGTGGACGAGTACGAGGGGGCCGCCTGGGTGGGGCTCACCCCCTTCGTCATGGCGGACGTGCGACCACCCGGTGTTCCCGCCTCGCTGCCCGGCCTGCCGACGTTCGTGGAGACCAACCTGCGCACGTACGTACGGCACCGTGACGGCCGGGACGGGCTCTGGTTCCTGTCCATCGAGGTCGCCTTCCCTCCGATGGTGGCGGCCCGCGCCATCGGCGCACCGTACAACCCGGGCACCCTCCGCGTGTCCACGGACGGGGACACCGTCTCGTACTCCGGTTCCCGATGGATCGGTGACGCCTCCTACCGCCTGGTCGTCCGGCCTGGCGACCCGATCGAGCCGACGGAGCGGGACGTGTGGCTGACCTCGCGCTGGCGGGCGTACACCCGCAGGCTCGGCATGCTCTGGGAGACACCCGTCGAGCACGAGCCGTGGCCGCTGGCCGATGCCGGCGTCGATGTACTGGAGGAGACGCTGACCGCCGCGGCGGGCCTCCGGGAAGCCCCCCTCGGCGAGCCCCTGGCACACTTCTCGGAAGGAGTCAGGTATGTACGGCTCGGGCCCTCCAGGCCGTGTGTCCGGGAGCGCGTCTGCCAGCCTTCCTGACTCCCCCTGCCGGAATTCCGGCGCCGTCACGCGACGCCCGCGCGTGCGCTTCGACGGCTGGATCGCGGGCATGGGCACCTCCTCCGGCACACGGATCGTGGTCGGACACTGGCAGGGGTCACCCTTCGGAGCGTTCAGTGACGTGATGCTGGAGCGGGCCGACGGGGACAGATTGCTGCTCGCCCCCACGCGGGAGACAGCGGACTTCATCAGCGGCACCTACGTCTTCGACACGGTCCGTGTCGTCCCGGTCGAGGTGAGTGTCACGGACTACGCCTGGACGGTCACCGCCGGGCCACTCGACCTGCGTTTCACCACCGGCCGGCGAGGGCTTGTGGGCTACGCGCTGCGGACCGTGCCCGGCGCGCTCGCCCGCCGTCCGGCATGGAGCGCGCTGACGGACCGGCCCGCCCGCCTGCTGCTGCCCGGCGTGCGCACCCGCGGCAGCGCCGGCCGGGGTCGCCGGGCATGGTACGGCGCCCGGGACCTGCTGCCGATCCATGCCGCCTCGGCCCACTACGGGGGCGTGGACCTCGGGGCGATGGCACCGGTCGAGCCGCCCGTGCGCTTCGGGTTCGGTTCGGCGCCGAGGAACCCCTCCGTCACCCGGGTCACGACGACGGTCGAACTCGGCACGGAGTGAGGGCGCCTGGGCAGGGGTGCCCGGCCGGAACCTACGGAGGGATGTCCCTTGAGCAGAACCGGAGTGCGGGGGCCCGCCCACGCGCTCGCGGTCGCGCACGGTGCCTTCAACATCGTGGGTGTGCGCGAGGCCGGGCCGCAGCGCCCTGCTGCGGAAGGCGTCGGTGACGCAGTCATCCAGCAACTGCTCGGCCAGAGCGCCAAGAAGCAGAGCGCATCGTCCGGGCTCACACCTTCGCCAAGGGGATGGAGATTGCCGGGGATTTGCCGGACGCGCAGTGGGCGGTGCTGGGTGGCGCCGCTCCGGGCGAGCGGCGGTACGGGCGGCTCCGCACGGCCGTCGGCTTCGTCTGCCTCGGCAGGCGGCGAGCAGGGCATGGTCGATCTCGTCGGCGGAGGGGACCGGGCGGTGACGTGCGGGAGCTGCGGACTCGGCCTCGGGGGGCGTCGTTCCCGCCATTCACCCCGGAAGTCTGCGCGCGGAAATGTCGCGTAGGTCATGATACGACGCACGCCCGTTCGTATTCGGACTCTGGGAGCGCCCGTGTCGCGAAACGTTTCGTCGTCGTCCGTGCTCATCGAGAACCCGTCCGTGAAGTTCTCCAGCGCCCCCGAGCGCCCGCCCCTGCGCCACCTGGGCAGGCCCTCGCTGCGCCGCTCCGCCTCCGGCACCTGGCGCCGCGCCCGCGGGGAGATGCCCCGCGTTCTCCTCCTCGTCCCCTCCTACACCCGCGTCGTCGAACCCTCGCCCGAGCGCAGCAGCTTCCGCACCCTCGGCCTGGACACCTTCGAGGTGATGAAGCGCGCCGGGACCCCGATCGGCCTCTTACGCATCGCCGCAGGCGCCCGCCTCGCCGGGTTCGACGTCCGCATCGTCGACTCGCCCTTCGCCGGCTGGGAGCAGGAGCGCCGGGTCGTCGACCTCGGCGGCGGCAGCAGCCTCGTCCGCTACGGCCTCGACGACGCTCAACTGCGCGCCCTGATCGAGGACTTCGACCCGGACATCGTCGGCGTGCAGTGCATCTACACCGTGCAGTGGGGCAACGCCCGCGCCCTCGCCGACCTGGTCAAGGACATCGACCCGGCGATCGTGACCGTCACCGGCGGCGCCCATCCAAGCGGCGACTGGCAGTACGCCGTACCGGACTCGCCGTTCGACCACGTCGTCATCAACGAGGCCGACCAGACCTTCACCGCCCTGCTCCAGGCGCTCACCGAGCCGGACGGCGACATCGACGCCGTCCCCGGGATCGCCTACCGGCGGGCCGACGGCGCCGTGGTGCGCACCACCGCCCGGTCGCCGTACATGCGGATCCTGCCCAAGCGGCAGGGCCTGGACGAGCGGCTCGGCATGATGCCGCTGCCCGACTTCGGCATGCTCGACATGCGCCAGTACGAGCAGCCGTACCACTCCTCGGGCAAGCGGGTGCGCGACCACGGCTCCTGGGCGCAGATCTTCTCCACCATCGGCTGCAACGTCGGCTGCGACTTCTGCTACATCCCCATGGTGAACGGCCCCTGGCGGGCGCTGGGCACCGACTGGTTCGACCTGCACCTCGCCGAGATCCGCAAGCACGGCGTCACCGAGGTCCTCATCGAGGACGACCACCTCCTGCACGACCCGCTGTACGCGATGCGCGTCTTCGAGCTGCTGCGCAAGCACGACCTGCCGTGGGTCGAGGAGGGCGGCCTGAGCCTGTTCAACCTGGTGCTGCTGCACCTGGGCGAGAGGTTCGCCGCCGACATGGACGACGCCGAGCGGCGCAACCCCAACTTCCGCAACGTCCTCGCGGCGATGCGCTCCGGACTCACCTGCCGGGACCTGATCAAGGCGATGGCCGACGGCGGCTGCTACAGCGTCTACCTGGCCGTGGAGAGCGCCAACGAGGACAGCCTCGTCGAGTCCGGCAAGCCCCGCCTCAACGCCTTTCAGCAGGCTACCGGCGAGATCGTGGAGATGTTCACCGAGTACGGCATCCAGGTCACTGGCGGTTTTATGCTCGGCTTCGTCAACCCGCCCGAACAACGGGGCGGCGAGCCGTACATCGAGTCGCTGGAGCAGATCGAGAAGACCATCGACTACGCGGTCACGCTCATGGGCCACGGCATGGCCTACGCCAACCCGTTCATCGTCACGCCCCTGCCGGGCACGAAGATGTGGAACTTCCAGAAGGACTACGTCGTACGCCACTACGACAACGGCTGGTCCCACGAGAAGGCGACCATGGCCACGGACAAGTGGAGCGCCGAGGACATCGAGCGGATGCGGCTGGAGCTGCTGGTGCGGGCCAACGGCCCCGACAAGGTGACCGAAATGGTCCGCCGGGGCACCTGGCCGGTGGACGCATGAGACTCAGCCGGTTTCCCGGCTGCGGCGGCGGGCCGTGCGCAGCATCTCCGCCGAGGCCAGCATGGCACCTCCGGTGATCAGCACACAGGCGACGGCGACGGGCCAGCTCGCGTCGGCCCGTCCCGTCGCCACCAGCAGCCCCGTGGACAGCAGTGGGGCGAAGTACGACAAGGTGCCCAGCAGCCGGATGTCCCCGTGCTTGGTGCCGTGGTCCCACACGTAGAAGGCGCCGCCGACCGGCCCGAGCCCGAGGGCGAGCACCGCGGCCCACTGCCAGCCCTCGGGCCGCACGGTCGTCTCGAACAGCACATGGCACACGGCTGCGAGCAGGGCCGTGGCCAGGCAGAACAGGGCGACCAGGTCCGTCGGCACCTGCGGATAACGGCGGTTGGCCACGGAGTACGCCGACCACACCAGCGCGCAGACGCCCGCGGCGCCGTACCCCAGCAGGTACTCGGTTCTGAAATGCACTCCCTGCCCGCCGGTGACGAGCAGGAAGGTCCCGGCGAGCCCGAGCAGCGCCCCCGCCGTGTGCCACCAGCGCAGCCGCTCGTCGGGCAACAGCGCGGAGAACACCACGATCAGCAGCGGCCAAAGGTAGGCGATGAGTCCGGCGTCCACGGCGGGGGCGTTGCGCAGGGCGAGGAAGTAGAAGAAGTGGTAGCCGAACAGGCCGCCGATGCCCAGCGCCCAGGCCTCGGCGGGCAGTCCGCGCAGGGCGGTGCCGTGGCCGCGCAGCACCCGGGGCAGTCCGAGGAGGCCGCCCACCGCGAACGCCATCGCGGTCAGCTGGAAGGGCGGTATCCGTCCGGTCGACGTGGTGAACAGCGCCAGCGACGCCCACAGCAGCACGGCCGCGGCGCCCAGGCCGGTGGCCCTGAGCCGGCGCGCCTGATCCTCCACGAGCTCTCCCGTCACTCCCTGGTCGGTCACCGGGGCATCGTAAGGATGTGCGTCACACCCGCCCGCGCTTTCCGGACAGGGGAGTTGGCGTCTGCGGGCGGGGCGACCGGCGTCTGACTCGGCTCGTCGAGCGCCACGCCCCGCAACTGCTCATACCGGTGGGCATCGGCCCGGACAGCGCCGTCACTCTGCTGATCACCATGGGAGACAACCCCGAGCGGCTGAACACCGAGGCGTCCTTCGCCGCTTTGTGTGTAGTCAGTCCCCATCGAGTACTCCTCGGGCCGTCGGAGCTCGCGTCGGCTCGACCACGGGGGCGACCGGCAGGCGAACGCGGCCCTGCACCGCATGGTGTTCACTCGGCTGCGCTTCGATTCCCGCACCCAGGCGTACTGCGAACGCCGCACCCAGGAGGGCAAGACCCGAGGTGAGATCATCCGATGCCTCAAGCGGTATGCCGCCCGAGAGGTCTTCAACCTGGTCAGGACGGTATCTCGACCCCACCACAGGGGAGTCCGTGGCGAGCGTGGACACCACGGAACGGGACGCGGTGGTGGACCACAGCGTCGACGTGGTCGGCAGCGGACAGGTACCACGCCACAACCAGGGCCGGTCACTTTGGTCGGCAGTGTCCGGACGGTTTTCGGCGTGGCTGTGCTCTCCCGCCTCCTCTGGCCAGTCCGGTAATGATCTACCCAAGACCTGCATATGCGTATATGGAACGCGCATACGATCCGGCATGTGAACAGAGCTGCGAAGATCGGCCTTGCTGGTACGTGCACGGCGCTGGTCGTCCTGGGCGGAATCGGCGCCTACAACCTCGTGCATGCCATGACCTCCGGTCCCAGGGGTGACGCCCAGGCCAAGGCGGCGCGCACGTTCGACCCGTCGGCCGTGTCGAGTACGCCGCCGACGGACGCCGAAGCCGTCAAACTGACCCGCGCGTTCCTGGACAACTGGTCCAAGCAGCAGCTCGGCGGCGCGGCGGGCGACACCGACCTGCCGGACGCGGCCGCACAGGCACTGCGGGGATACGCGGATGGCCTGCACCTGAACAAGCTGTCGTTCGCACACCTCCGCTCGGAGGGGCCCTCGACGGTCACGCCCGGCGCCACCAAGGTCACCTTCGACGTCACCGCCCAGGTCGCGGATGGCGCCTGGCGCTACCCGAGCGCGGTGGCGGTACGCAAGAGCACCGACGGCGTGCTGGCGGTGCACTGGAACAACTCGGTGCTCTACCCAGGCCTGGGCGACGACCAGTCGCTGACCGCGGGCAAGCTGCCGGCCGACGCGACCACGGTGAAGGTGGTCGCCGGCGACGGAAAGACGAACTTGTCGAACTTCGCGTCCCTGCGGGACATCACGGCGACGATCCGCAAGAACGCCAAGCCCACCGGCGGGACCCCCGGTACGGGTGTGGCCGTGGTCGATGGCACCGGCGCGGGCGTCAGGACGCTGAAGGTCTTCTCCAAGGGGCGGGCTGCCGTCGTCAGGACCACGATCGACGCCCGTCTTCAGGCGGTGGCCGAGACCGCGGTGAAGGACGCTCATCTACAGGGCAAGCCCGCCGGGACGGTAGCGCTCGACTGGAGAACCGGCCACATCCTCGCGATCGCGCACACGGGTGCGGACGGCGACATCGCCATCAACGGCATCAAGTCGCCGGGCTCCACCATGAAGATCATTACCTCGGCGGCCCTGTTCGACCAGGCGGGTCTCACCCCGGACAGCCCCGCGCCCTGTACGGACTCGCTCATGGCCAACAGCCAGACGTTCCACAACGATCCTGGGGTGAGGGCCAACCCCGGCTCCACGGTCGCCCAGGCGTTCGCCGTCTCCTGCAACACCTCCTTCATCAAGGACGGCTTCCACTACCTCGTGCACGACGGCGATGCCTCCGCCCTGCACGACGAGGCGGTGAACGTCTTCGGCATGGGCAGTTGGTCCATCGGCGGCGGCGTCGCCACCACCAACCCGAGCATCCCGCCGGACGTGCAGGGCGGCGACCAGGCGGCCCAGTTCATCGGCCAGGGCAAGGTCACGGCCACACCGCTGTTCATGGCCTCGGTGGCGGCCACCGTGCGAGGCGTCGGCTTCGAACAGCCGATCATCCTGACCGGACAGCACCAGCAGACCGCACCCCACCCCATCTCCGCCCGCACGGCCGGCTACCTGCAGTCGATGATGCGCGGCGTGGCCACCAGCGGCACCGCCGCACCCCGGCTGGGCGGACTGGCGGGCGTCGGCGCCAAGACGGGCACCGCGGAGGAAGGCGACCACACCAACGGCTGGCTGACCGCCTACGACTCCCGCATCGCCGTCTCGTCCCTGGTCGAAGGCGGCAGCTCCGGCGTGGACTCCGCCGGATACGTCGTCCGCCACCTGCTGACCGGGAAGTAGCCCACGACAATGTGAGTGAGGCACTGCGCGCTCCTCCGCCCGCCGGATGATCAGGTCTCCCTCACCGGCGTGGAGGGTGTGTCGTTCGCGCAGGACTCCCACATCAACAAGAACACGTCCGCCGAGCTCGACCAGGAGATCGACGTCTACCGAGGCACGACGGCCGCGGACGTGATGAAGGACGTGGCGAAGGTTGTGGCCGCGTGCCCGAGCTACACGGACTCCGACACCCACAGCACAGTGAAGGTCACCGGCACCTCCACGACCGGGCTCGCAGACGAGGCATACACCATCACGCTCACCGACAGCGCCTGGGAGAGCGGCACCACGCTGATCGCCGCCCGCGTGGGAACGGCCGTCCTCAGCGTGCTGTCCACCGAGGGCAGCGACAACGGTGCCGCGAGCGCGAAGAAGCTCGCGGAGCACGTCCTGGCCTCTGTGAAGAGCAGGAGTGGTTCGGCCGGCCAGAGCTGACCAGCGCGGGACGCCGTCCGGTGAACCGGGAGGGAACTCTTGGTCATGGGTTCCTTTGGACGGCTGTTCGGGCGGAGCCCGCTGCCTAGCATGAGGCGGTCACGTACGGTACGACCCGGGAGGCCGGGATGGTGTTGTCCGGCCTCAGGTGGAGGTCGCCGCGTCTGTGGGGTGTCGTCGGGCTCACCCTCGTGTGCTTGGCGGCCGGGGTGCTGGCCCTCTCGCACGGTGGTCGCCAGGCCCGCGCCGCCTCGGACGGGTTGCCGCACACGACCGTGGAGGTGTCACCGGGCCGCTGTGGCCGCGGCTGGGACCATCCGGTGTCCGGTGTACAGGTCTTCGAGGTGCACAACACCTCCGACGGGCCCGCCGAGGTCTACCTGGAGGACCCGAAGAGCCAGGTCGTGTACGGCGAACTGGAGGACATCGGCCCCGGCACGACGCGCCCGCTGACCGTGCGCCTCGGCAAGGGGGCGTACGCCTTCAAGTGCGTGCCCGACGACGCCGACGCGGTCACCGGACCCACCGTCCGCATCACCAGCGGCCGCAGTGGCCCTGCGGTGGCCCCGGTCACCGAGCACGACCTGATCCCGCCCGCGCTCGCCTACCAGAAGTGGGTCGGCGGCGGACTCGACCAGGTCCTGCGGCTGACGTCGATGCTGCGGGAGGCGATCGACCGCGGCGACCTGGCCGGGGCCCGCGCCGCCTGGCTGCCGGCGCATCTGGAGTACGAGCGGCTCGGTGCCGCGTACGACGCGTTCGGCGACGCCGACGGGGAGATCAACGGCACGGACGCGGGCCTTCCAGGCGGCGTCCACGACAAGGACCTCACCGGCTTCCACCGCATCGAGTACGGG encodes the following:
- a CDS encoding heavy metal translocating P-type ATPase encodes the protein MTSTLTAPAPPGHRAAGSPPRRRTRILALPEARWALTALVLFLISLPLHLLGAPVWLWGPLYAAVYVTGGWEPGWEGLKALKDKTLDVDLLMVVAALGAAAIGQVLDGALLIVIFATSGALEAVATARTADSVRGLLDLAPSTATRLLPDGSEESVPAEQLAVGDMILVRPGERVGADGRVMAGASEVDQATITGEPLPVTKEAGDEVFAGTVNGTGALRVRVERDPSDSVIARIVKMVEEASETKAPTQLFIEKIEQRYSVGMVAATLAVFVVPLLFGDDLQSALLRAMTFMIVASPCAVVLSTMPPLLSAIANAGRHGVLAKSAVAMERLGQIDTVAVDKTGTLTEGTPRVTDIRPLTGSGLSEDELLALAASAEHPSEHPLARAVVDAARERHLNIVDADAFDSTPGQGVTATVEGRTIQVGSPDRLLTADPGRAHAVLQGLEDAGRTAVVVLRDGSPVGVLGITDRLRPDAAATIAALTALTGRTPTLLTGDNERAALHLAAEVGITDVRAGLLPEDKVAAVRAWEQEGRKVLVVGDGVNDAPALAAAHTGIAMGKAGSDLALETADAVVVRDELATIPTVVRLSRTARRLVIQNLVIAGTFIAVLVAWDLIGTLPLPLGVAGHEGSTVIVGLNGLRLLREAAWTNPGKDTA
- a CDS encoding metalloregulator ArsR/SmtB family transcription factor, producing MGHGQKPPASDYAAPRTRLTPENAPKVAETLQALATPSRLLILARLREGPCAATELADAVGMEQSACSHQLRVLRNLDLVTGTRRGRSVVYALHDNHVAGLLDQALYHIEHLHLGITDEPEQAPVPVAIP
- a CDS encoding DUF2071 domain-containing protein: MVAYGAEQRVGLPVLRAGWLTQTFVHWPFRPDAVQALLPGGLVVDEYEGAAWVGLTPFVMADVRPPGVPASLPGLPTFVETNLRTYVRHRDGRDGLWFLSIEVAFPPMVAARAIGAPYNPGTLRVSTDGDTVSYSGSRWIGDASYRLVVRPGDPIEPTERDVWLTSRWRAYTRRLGMLWETPVEHEPWPLADAGVDVLEETLTAAAGLREAPLGEPLAHFSEGVRYVRLGPSRPCVRERVCQPS
- a CDS encoding radical SAM protein codes for the protein MSRNVSSSSVLIENPSVKFSSAPERPPLRHLGRPSLRRSASGTWRRARGEMPRVLLLVPSYTRVVEPSPERSSFRTLGLDTFEVMKRAGTPIGLLRIAAGARLAGFDVRIVDSPFAGWEQERRVVDLGGGSSLVRYGLDDAQLRALIEDFDPDIVGVQCIYTVQWGNARALADLVKDIDPAIVTVTGGAHPSGDWQYAVPDSPFDHVVINEADQTFTALLQALTEPDGDIDAVPGIAYRRADGAVVRTTARSPYMRILPKRQGLDERLGMMPLPDFGMLDMRQYEQPYHSSGKRVRDHGSWAQIFSTIGCNVGCDFCYIPMVNGPWRALGTDWFDLHLAEIRKHGVTEVLIEDDHLLHDPLYAMRVFELLRKHDLPWVEEGGLSLFNLVLLHLGERFAADMDDAERRNPNFRNVLAAMRSGLTCRDLIKAMADGGCYSVYLAVESANEDSLVESGKPRLNAFQQATGEIVEMFTEYGIQVTGGFMLGFVNPPEQRGGEPYIESLEQIEKTIDYAVTLMGHGMAYANPFIVTPLPGTKMWNFQKDYVVRHYDNGWSHEKATMATDKWSAEDIERMRLELLVRANGPDKVTEMVRRGTWPVDA
- a CDS encoding EamA family transporter, whose amino-acid sequence is MTDQGVTGELVEDQARRLRATGLGAAAVLLWASLALFTTSTGRIPPFQLTAMAFAVGGLLGLPRVLRGHGTALRGLPAEAWALGIGGLFGYHFFYFLALRNAPAVDAGLIAYLWPLLIVVFSALLPDERLRWWHTAGALLGLAGTFLLVTGGQGVHFRTEYLLGYGAAGVCALVWSAYSVANRRYPQVPTDLVALFCLATALLAAVCHVLFETTVRPEGWQWAAVLALGLGPVGGAFYVWDHGTKHGDIRLLGTLSYFAPLLSTGLLVATGRADASWPVAVACVLITGGAMLASAEMLRTARRRSRETG
- a CDS encoding penicillin-binding transpeptidase domain-containing protein — its product is MNRAAKIGLAGTCTALVVLGGIGAYNLVHAMTSGPRGDAQAKAARTFDPSAVSSTPPTDAEAVKLTRAFLDNWSKQQLGGAAGDTDLPDAAAQALRGYADGLHLNKLSFAHLRSEGPSTVTPGATKVTFDVTAQVADGAWRYPSAVAVRKSTDGVLAVHWNNSVLYPGLGDDQSLTAGKLPADATTVKVVAGDGKTNLSNFASLRDITATIRKNAKPTGGTPGTGVAVVDGTGAGVRTLKVFSKGRAAVVRTTIDARLQAVAETAVKDAHLQGKPAGTVALDWRTGHILAIAHTGADGDIAINGIKSPGSTMKIITSAALFDQAGLTPDSPAPCTDSLMANSQTFHNDPGVRANPGSTVAQAFAVSCNTSFIKDGFHYLVHDGDASALHDEAVNVFGMGSWSIGGGVATTNPSIPPDVQGGDQAAQFIGQGKVTATPLFMASVAATVRGVGFEQPIILTGQHQQTAPHPISARTAGYLQSMMRGVATSGTAAPRLGGLAGVGAKTGTAEEGDHTNGWLTAYDSRIAVSSLVEGGSSGVDSAGYVVRHLLTGK
- a CDS encoding EfeM/EfeO family lipoprotein, with protein sequence MVLSGLRWRSPRLWGVVGLTLVCLAAGVLALSHGGRQARAASDGLPHTTVEVSPGRCGRGWDHPVSGVQVFEVHNTSDGPAEVYLEDPKSQVVYGELEDIGPGTTRPLTVRLGKGAYAFKCVPDDADAVTGPTVRITSGRSGPAVAPVTEHDLIPPALAYQKWVGGGLDQVLRLTSMLREAIDRGDLAGARAAWLPAHLEYERLGAAYDAFGDADGEINGTDAGLPGGVHDKDLTGFHRIEYGLWHGQSAADLRVPAAGLVKAVTALRDTWAQARMDPAQLGLRAHEILENTVQFELTGRTDYGSGSNLATARANLDGTRQVLSRLRPLLATRYGGLTRLEKELAAAQETLDGFRHGDEWTPLARLSRSQRESVDAVLDDLVERLASVATLCDPRRTV